The Eleutherodactylus coqui strain aEleCoq1 chromosome 10, aEleCoq1.hap1, whole genome shotgun sequence genome contains the following window.
tgtatccaagctagaggtggtacaacagggtactagagcctcctactcgcccgtatcacaacttgtatccaagctataagcggtacaacagggtactagagcctccatgtccgcccgtatcacatcttgtatccaagctagaggtggtacaacagggtactagagcctccatgtcccccctatcacagcttgtatccaagctagaggtggtacaacagggtactagagcctccatgtccgctcgtatcacatcttgtatccaagctagaggtggtacaacagggtactagagcctcctactcgcccgtatcacaacttgtatccaagctataagcggtacaacagggtactagagcctccatgtccgcccgtatcacatcttgtatccaagctagaggtggtacaacagggtactagagcctccatgtcccccctatcacagcttgtatccaagctagagatggtacaacagggtactagagcccccatcacatcttgtatccaagctagaggtggtacaacagggtactagagcccccatcacatcttgtatccaagctagaggtggtacaacaggatactagagcctcgatgcccgctcgtatcacatcttgtatccaagctagaggtgatacaacaggatactagagcctctgttcccgctcgtatcacatcttgtatccaagctagaggtggtacaacaggctactagagcctccatgcccgcccgtaccaaatcttgtatccaaaccagaggcggtacaacaaggtactagagcctccatgtccacctgtatcacatcttgtatccagctagaggtggtacaacagggtactagagcctccatgtccacctgtatcacatcttgtatccaagctagaggcggtacaacagggtactagagcctctatgcccgctcatatcacatcttgtatccaagctagaggcggtacaacagggtacctaaAGCCTACATGCctttccgtatcacatcttgtatccaagctagaggcggtacaacagggtactagaacctccatgcaaaCCCGTATCACATTtcgtatccgagctagaggtggtacaacagggtactagagcctacatgtccgcccgtatcacatcttgtatccaagccagaggtggtacaacagggtactagagcctccgtgtccacccatatcacatcttgtatccaagctagaggtgatacaacaggatactagagcctctatgcccgctcgtatcacatcttgtatccaagctagaggtggtacaacagggtactagagcctccatgtccgctcgtatcacatcttgtatacaaggtagaggtggtacaacagggtactagagcctcctactcgcccgtatcacaacttgtatccaagctataagcggtacaacagggtactagagcctccatgtctgcctgtatcacatcttgtatccaagctagaggtggtacaacagggtactagagtctccatgtcccccctatcacagcttgtatccaagctagaggtggtacaacagggtactagagcctccatgtccgctcgtatcacatcttgtatccaagctagaggtggtacaacagggtactagagcccccatcacatcttgtatccaagctagaggtggtacaacaggatactagagcctcgatgcccgctcgtatcacatcttgtatccaagctagaggtggtacaacaggatactagagcctctatgcccgcttgtatcacatcttgtatccaagctagaggtggtacaacagggtactagagcctccatgcccgcccgtaccaaatcttgtatccaaaccagaggcggtacaacaaggtactagagcctccatgtccacctgtatcacatcttgtatccagctagaggtggtacaacagtgtactagagcctccatgcccgcccgtaccaaatcttgtatccaaaccagaggcggtacaacagggtactaaagcctgcatacctgcccgtatcacatcttgtattcaagctagaggtggtacaacagggtactagagcctccatgccctcctgtatcacatcttgtatccaagatagaggtggtacaatagggtacaatAGCCTCCatatccacctgtatcacattttgtatccaagctagaggtggtacaacagggtactagagcctcctactcgcccgtatcacaacttgtatccaagctataagcggtacaacagggtactagagcctccatgtccgcccgtatcacatcttgtatccaagctagaggtggtacaacagggtactagagcctccatgtcccccctatcacagcttgtatccaagctagaggtggtacaacagggtactagagcctccatgtccgctcgtatcacatcttgtatccaagctagaggtggtacaacagggtactagagcctcctactcgcccgtatcacaacttgtatccaagctataagcggtacaacagggtactagagcctccatgtccgcccgtatcacatcttgtatccaagctagaggtggtacaacagggtactagagcctccatgtcccccctatcacagcttgtatccaagctagagatggtacaacagggtactagagcccccatcacatcttgtatccaagctagaggtggtacaacagggtactagagcccccatcacatcttgtatccaagctagaggtggtacaacaggatactagagcctcgatgcccgctcgtatcacatcttgtatccaagctagaggtgatacaacaggatactagagcctctgttcccgctcgtatcacatcttgtatccaagctagaggtggtacaacaggctactagagcctccatgcccgcccgtaccaaatcttgtatccaaaccagaggcggtacaacaaggtactagagcctccatgtccacctgtatcacatcttgtatccagctagaggtggtacaacagggtactagagcctccatgtccacctgtatcacatcttgtatccaagctagaggcggtacaacagggtactagagcctctatgcccgctcatatcacatcttgtatccaagctagaggcggtacaacagggtacctaaAGCCTACATGCctttccgtatcacatcttgtatccaagctagaggcggtacaacagggtactagaacctccatgcaaaCCCGTATCACATTtcgtatccgagctagaggtggtacaacagggtactagagcctacatgtccgcccgtatcacatcttgtatccaagccagaggtggtacaacagggtactagagcctccgtgtccacccatatcacatcttgtatccaagctagaggtgatacaacaggatactagagcctctatgcccgctcgtatcacatcttgtatccaagctagaggtggtacaacagggtactagagcctccatgtccgctcgtatcacatcttgtatacaaggtagaggtggtacaacagggtactagagcctcctactcgcccgtatcacaacttgtatccaagctataagcggtacaacagggtactagagcctccatgtctgcctgtatcacatcttgtatccaagctagaggtggtacaacagggtactagagtctccatgtcccccctatcacagcttgtatccaagctagaggtggtacaacagggtactagagcctccatgtccgctcgtatcacatcttgtatccaagctagaggtggtacaacagggtactagagcccccatcacatcttgtatccaagctagaggtggtacaacaggatactagagcctcgatgcccgctcgtatcacatcttgtatccaagctagaggtggtacaacaggatactagagcctctatgcccgcttgtatcacatcttgtatccaagctagaggtggtacaacagggtactagagcctccatgcccgcccgtaccaaatcttgtatccaaaccagaggcggtacaacaaggtactagagcctccatgtccacctgtatcacatcttgtatccagctagaggtggtacaacagggtactagagcctccatgcccgcccgtaccaaatcttgtatccaaaccagaggcggtacaacaaggtactagagcctccatgcccacctgtatcacatcttgtatctaagctagaggtggtacaacagggtactagagcctccatgcccgctcatatcacatcttgtatccaagctagaggcggtacaacaggatactagagcatccatgcccgcctgtatcacatcttgtatccaagcaagagacagtacaacagggtacctaaAGCCTACATGCctttccgtatcacatcttgtatccaagcaagagacagtacaacagggtacctaaagcctacatgcctgcccgtatcacatcttgtatccaagctagaggtggtacaacagggtactagagcctccgtgtccacccatatcacatcttgtatccaagctagaggtggtacaacagggtactagagcctccgtgtccacccatatcacatcttgtatccaagctagaggtgatacaacagggtactagcgcctccctTCAGGGGGTCAGTTTTCTGTAATAAATTCTCCTTAGTAATCACTTTTATTCCATTCCTACAACTCCTTCAGGCCGTTTCAAATGCACAGATCCGTCTGCTTATGACGGCACACTGTGACAGCTGATGGGCAGCGGTTCTGAGTGGCGGGCCCCTCACTGATTAGCTATTGATGCTCTCTCCTGAGGATAACAgcacgtttacacggaacgattatcattccaaaGATTCTTCAAACTAAAGTGACCAATAATCGTCCAGTTAAACATTCCGCAGCAAACCCAGCCCACAGCATGCAACGGCAAAAcgggatttcctgcccatgagtggaaatcgatttcgattttctgctcgcgggaaagaaatcgcagaatgctgcgatttgccgtgaagtcaatggaagccgaccgtgccgcggccattctgcaatcatcattgtggaatggCCGCAGGAGCCGCATCATTACTATGGCGACAGCGCTGCGTCCTCTCAACGGTCGGCACATTCACAGAAGAGCACGCCATGTCATCGCCATAGCAACGTTGCAGCGACCGGCACATTGGCAGCACAGGAGAAGATGGCGGACAGGTAAGCGTTCGCCCAGAGGATTCGTGGCAATACGCagacattgaaaagcatgtaaatttgctttttcgctcacacttgtggaatctgcaaccgaaataaaaatcgcagcatgctttattttgccacGGATTCTGCGCGGACGGCCGCCTCTGAAGTCAGTGGAAGTCATCTGACCAGCAGCCCatgtgcaattaacattgcggatgggcctCCGGTAGCCGCGTCATCGCTTAGCGGCTGCACAAGAAATACAAGTACTGAAAAAAAGAGTGTACTGCACGTGTCCAACAGCGAGCCGCTGCGAAACATCCGTAACACAGAAACAGGCACGCAGGATGGCCACAGTGGggtccgcatgcagaatccagtcgGCCCGTGGGAGCCCGGCCGTAAACGGAGGCCATAATATGTGACATATCCATATTACTGCAGCTACACCAAGACCCCTCGCCAACAGGTGATTGTGTGGCGCATCATGGAGGATGAGGACGCCTCCGGATTTACCATTATAGCACCGCGTGACTTTGGCGATTATTCTGTTGCTGCTTCTTCTTCCGTTACCAAAATCAATGGTTACCGCTCTTTCAGATTTCCACCAATTCAACCCGGTTAATAAGCCGGCGTCACACAGGATGTTTTTTAATTTGCGTACGCAGGAGCGCAGCGTTTTTGCGGAACAGACAGTACTTTTTTGCACGCTCATCAGAGTATTTTActggacttttggtgcgcaaatgtgtagaaaaatagaaaaaaatcagcACGTGTGGTCGCggaactggagatgagcgaatgtactcgtttagggcgatttcgcaattgagcagcgcttttttcgagtaactgactactcgggcaaaaagatttggggggcggcgtggtggagcggggtatggcagtggggaacaggggggagctctctctctctcccccctccccaacgccccgctcacccccggcgccccccgaatcttttcgcccgagtattcagttactcgaaaaaagcgctgctcgagtgcgaaatcaccctaaacgagtacgttcgctcatctctacactgagCCCATTCAAAGCCCATCACATGAGCGAACTGTGTTACGCCTGCGAATTCCGACAAGACGTAGAAATCTAGGATATAGTTTGTTTAGGTCAACTAAAAATACGTAGCTGGGGCAGACTTATGAGCCTATTAGAAAAaccgtctttgttgcccatagcaaccaatcagggcgcagctttcattcctccaactgctctggtaaaatgaaagctgcgctatgattggttgccataGGCAACTTTCTGTCAGGTGACCTCACGGACTGCCTTGACTCATCTACTAAACCACCGCCCGGCCCGGAGTCCCTCACTAGCAGCCCTGCCTGTCCAAGAAACTTTGCTTCCTCCTGCAGCAGCGCTCAGCTCGGTCACATGACTCGGGAACGTCATCTGTGTGCCCGGTCACATGACTCTGACGTCATCAAACGTCCTCCGCCGATGTTTAGTAATAACAGACTGTGGCACCGGGTGACAGATTTACCGGAACGGGCGGCGCTGAGTCAGGTGAGGGCGGCGGTGCCGTTATTACACGTCTCTTGTGAGGAGGGGCCACTACGGGCCGGCTGTGGGCTAGTTAACCCCTTGTGTACCCTGACAGCGCCTCCTTGTAGTGTGGGGCTGACAGCAGTCACCAGGATAGGCACGTatggcagcgcccccccccccccccccttactgtgAATACACGTCCCTGTGTCACCTGCCCGGGCCTGCAGTCCTGCCATGGCTGCTCTGAGGGCTTACTAGTCATAGACATGATAGTGATGGAAaacattcactgacaacaagctgAGATGTTGCATTTGGAAGTACAACCTGCATGAGAGTTCATACTGTGATGCATCCCGTAGTGTAAGAATGACGGTATGTAAGCAGCACCGGAGTAATAACATGCAGCAGGgggctcagctgctgcagaaccgcgTTTTGAAGGGTAAAGAGGAGCTTACTCTCCATGATTGGTTCATTCACCCCTGGCACCTAAGAAAAACAatgtctgcagcagctgaggggtgtgtgatgaggttctgcagcagctgaggggtgtgtgatgaggttctgcagcagctgaggggtgtgtgatgaggttctgcagcagctatgaggtgtgtgtgtgatgaggttctgcagcagctatgaGGTGTGTGTGATGAGGGGCTGCAGCAGCTATGagagtgggtgtgtgtgtgtgagatgaggGGCTGCAGCAGctatgaggtgtgtgtgtgatgaggttctgcagcagctatgaggtgtgtgtgatgaggttctgcagcagctatgaggtgtgtgtgatgaggttctgcagcagctatgaGGTGTGTGTGATGAGGGTCTGCAGCAGCTATGAGCTGTGTGTGATGAGGGGCTGCAGCAGCTATGAGCTGTGTGTGATGAGGGGCTGCAGCAGCTATGAGGTGTGTGTGATGATGGGCTGCAGCAGCTATGAGGTGTGTGTGATGAGGGTCTGCAGCAGCTATGAGGTGTGTGTGATGAGGGTCTGCAGCAGCTATGAGGTGTGTGTGATGAGGTTCTTCAGCAGCTATGAGGAGCGTGTGATGAGGGTCTGCAGCAGCTATGAGGTGTGTGTGATGAGGGTCTGCAGCAGCTATGAGGTGTGTGTGATGAGGGTCTGCAGCAGCTATGAGGTGTGTGTGATGAGGGTCTGCAGCAGCTATGAGGAGCGTGTGATGAGGGTCTGCAGCAGCTATGAGGTGTTTGTGATGAGGGTCTGCAGCAGCTATGAGGAGCGTGTGATGAGGGTCTGCAGCAGCTATGAGGAGCGTGTGATGAGGGTCTGCAGCAGCTATGAGGAGCGTGTGATGAGGGTCTGCAGCAGCTATGAGGAGCGTGTGATGAGGGTCTGCAGCAGCTATGAGAAGCGTGTGATGAGGGTCTGCAGCAGCTATGAAAAGCGTGTGATGAGGGTCTGCAGCAGCTATGAGAAGCGTgtgatgaggttctgcagcagctatgaGGTGTGTGTGATGAGGGTCTGCAGCAGCTATGAGGTGTGTGATGAGGGTCTGCAGCAGCTATGAGGTGTGTgtgatgaggttctgcagcagctatgaGGAGCGTGTGATGAGGGTCTGCAGCAGCTATGAGGAGCGTGTGATGAGGGTCTGCAGCAGCTATGAGGAGCGTGTGATGAGGGTCTGCAGCAGCTATGAGAAGCGTGTGATGAGGGTCTGCAGCAGCTATGAGAAGCGTGTGATGAGGGTCTGCAGCAGCTATGAGAAGCGTGTGATGAGGGTCTGCAGCAGCTATGAGGTGTGTGTGATGAGGGTCTGCAGCAGCTGTGAGGTGTGTGTGATGAGGGTCTGCAGCAGCTGTGAGGTGTGTGTGATGAGGGTCTGCAGCAGctgtgaggtgtgtgtgtgatgaggttctgcagcagctgtgaggtgtgtgtgtgatgaggttctgcagcagctgtgaggtgtgtgtgtgatgaggttctgcagcagctgtgaggtgtgtgtgtgatgaggttctgcagcagctgtgaggtgtgtgtgtgatgaggttctgcagcagctgtgaggtgtgtgtgtgatgaggttctgcagcagctatgaggtgtgtgtgtgacgaggttctgcagcagctatgaggtgtgtgtgtgatgaggttctgcagcagctatgaGCTGTGTGTGATGAGGGTCTGCAGCAGCTatgaaatgtgtgtgtgtgatgaggttctgcagcagctatgaggtgtgtgtgtgtgatgaggttctgcagcagctatgaGCTGTGTGTGATGAGGGTCTGCAGCAGCTATGAGTTGTGTGTGATGACCGTCTGCAGCAGCTATGAGGTGTGTGTGATGAGGGTCTGCAGCAGCTATGAGGTGTGTGTGATGAGGGTCTGCAGCAATGTTGACAGGGCGGTCCAGACTGCTAGCGGGCCCGCGGACCGCTGCTGATCAATTATTGTTGACCCGGCCCAGGATAGTAATGTCTCGGACGACCCATTTAACTATGTTATTGGTGTAACGGGGTGCCCGTGGCTTGGACCGCACAGCGGCTTTGGCTGTAATGCGTCACGTGGACATTAGGTTGCAATAGCTTGTGGAGCAGCACAATACAAGTACCGACCCAGAGGAGCTCGTGGAGCGGCGCGATACAAGTACCGACCCAGAGGAGCTCGTGGAGCGGCACGATACAAGTACCGACCCAGAGGAGCTCGTGGAGCGGCACGATACCAGTACCGACCCAGAGGAGCTTGTGGAGCAGCACAATACAAGTACCGACCCAGAGGAGCTCGTGGAGCGGCGCGATACAAGTACCGACCCAGAGGAGCTCGTGGAGCGGCACGATACAAGTACCGACCCAGAGGAGCTCGTGGAGCGGCACGATACAAGTACCGACCCAGAGGAGCTCGTGGAGCGGCGCGATACAAGTACCGACCCAGAGGAGCTCGTGGAGCGGCGCGATACAAGTACCGACCCAGAGGAGCTCGTGGAGCGGCGCGATACAAGTACCGACCCAGAGGAGCTCGTGGAGCGGCGCGATACAAGTACCGACCCAGAGGAGCTCGTGGAGCGGCGCGATACAAGTACCGACCCAGAGGAGCTCGTGGAGCGGCGCGATACAAGGACCGACCCAGAGGAGCTCGTGGAGCGGCGCGATACAAGGACCGACCCAGAGGAGCTCGTGGAGCGGCGCGATACAAGGACCGACCCAGAGGAGCTCGTGGAGCGGCGCGATACAAGTACCGACCCAGAGGAGCTCGTGGAGCGGCGCGATACAAGTACCGACCCAGAGGAGCTCGTGGAGCGGCGCGATACAAGTACCGACCCAGAGGAGCTCGTGGAGCGGCGCGATACAAGTACCGACCCAGAGGAGCTCGTGGAGCGGCACGATACAAGTACCGACCCAGAGGAGCTCGTGGAGCGGCGCGATACAAGTACCGACCCAGAGGAGCTCGTGGAGCGGCGCGATACAAGTACCGACCCAGAGGAGCTCGTGGAGCGGCGCGATACAAGTACCGACCCAGAGGAGCTCGTGGAGCGGCGCGATACAAGTACCGACCCAGAGGAGCTCGTGGAGCGGCGCGATACAAGTACCGACTCAGAGGAGCTCGTGGAGCGGCACGATACAAGGACCGACCCAGAGGAGCTCGTGGAGCGGCGCGATACAAGGACCGACCCAGAGGAGCTCGTGGAGCGGCGCGATACAAGGACCGACCCAGAGGAGCTCGTGGAGCGGCGCGATACAAGTACCGACCCAGAGGAGCTCGTGGAGCGGCGCGATACAAGTACCGACCCAGAGGAGCTCGTGGAGCGGCGCGATACAAGTACCGACCCAGAGGAGCTCGTGGAGCGGC
Protein-coding sequences here:
- the LOC136581040 gene encoding glycophorin-binding protein 130-like, whose product is MRVCSSYEVFVMRVCSSYEERVMRVCSSYEERVMRVCSSYEERVMRVCSSYEERVMRVCSSYEKRVMRVCSSYEKRVMRVCSSYEKRVMRFCSSYELVEQHNTSTDPEELVERRDTSTDPEELVERHDTSTDPEELVERHDTSTDPEELVEQHNTSTDPEELVERRDTSTDPEELVERHDTSTDPEELVERHDTSTDPEELVERRDTSTDPEELVERRDTSTDPEELVERRDTSTDPEELVERRDTSTDPEELVERRDTSTDPEELVERRDTRTDPEELVERRDTRTDPEELVERRDTRTDPEELVERRDTSTDPEELVERRDTSTDPEELVERRDTSTDPEELVERRDTSTDPEELVERHDTSTDPEELVERRDTSTDPEELVERRDTSTDPEELVERRDTSTDPEELVERRDTSTDPEELVERRDTSTDSEELVERHDTRTDPEELVERRDTRTDPEELVERRDTRTDPEELVERRDTSTDPEELVERRDTSTDPEELVERRDTSTDPEELVERRDTSTDPEELVERRDTSTDPEELVERRDTSTDPEELVERRDTSTDPEELVERRDTSTDPEELVERRDTSTDPEELVERRDTRTDPEELVERRDTRTDPEELVERRDTRTDPEELVERRDTSTDPEELVERRDTSTDPEELVERRDTSTDPEELVERRDTSTDPEELVERRDTSTDPEELVERHDTSTDPEELVELHDTSTDPEELVERRDTSTDPEELVERRDTSTDPEELLERHDTRTDPEELVERHDTRTDPEELVERRDTSTDPEELVERHDASTDPEELAERHDTSTDPEELVERHDASTDPEELVERHDASTDPEELAERHDTSTDPEELVERRDTSTDPEELVDQRSFCHHVWEECSTIRTLCC